Within Nakaseomyces glabratus chromosome G, complete sequence, the genomic segment ATATTGGACTAGGAGAAGGactttttcttgtttgaaCTTGCTGCGGTGGTGGAAGAATTGTATTTCCATAGGTATGAACTTTTTCTCTACTAGAATTTTCTTGTAGCCTATTGTGATTCGCAGCTCTCTCTATTCCATTGGAACCCTGATACTTATCAATACCAGATCTATCTCCTGGTCCCCTTATCACTTCTTGTTCACTATAATGCCCCGTTAAATTCATTCTAGGATTCTGACTAGTCAAGTTATCATCGGTTGAGTTTTTACTTCTCGGAAGTTCAAGACTGTCTACCAAAGACTCCGAAGTCCCAGTGCTTATCTTTAAAGAATTCACTACTAGTGAATCAACACTTTGTagatcattttttttatattgttCAAATTTGCTAACgttttttaaaatatcaTCTTGACTATCATGATTTTGGTTAGCATAATCAAGGACCATCATTTGTTCTACCATGCCACTTAGCTCCTCCATCGGTCCTTCAACTGGCAGATTTACAGGCTCTTTTACAAGTTGGGGCATTGAGGGCTTCTTTCTTACATTAAATTTAGATAAAGGAGGAGCAGGATAAGATTTGTCGTTGTGGTTTGTAGGTAAGGCTTCCAAATTTTCCACTTTAACATGATCGCTCTGATGACCATTTTCAGTACGTGTATTTATAGCTGTATCTGGTATTATATCCGGAAATTCGATGGAGAAGCCTTCATTATCCGGTTCAATGTCCGGAAGTTTATAGTCCAACGGGTCACTCAAGTCTGTCAATGGTGCACTGTCataattttgattattCTTAACCTTCTTACGTTCTCCTTGTAGCTCCTTTGCCTCAGCATTTCCTCCACTTTTTTTCCTTAGATTATTAAGTGGAttccatttttgaattttgtgCTTCATGTTGTTCTTATCCTTTCTAGCATCAAGATCAATAACAGTATGATAGCCATTGGACGGACCATTAGAGGGATTTACAGAATTATTAAGAACTTCTTTCTGGAATTTCTCATAAGGAGGTGTAATATTTCTGATATCTTGACTAACATGTTCATTATCTTTAGTATTATCACTCTGTGTGGTTTCTTGagcttttttattttttattgttgacttctttttttgttcattCAACATATGCTCTAACACTAAGTCTGATTCTTGGAAGACTACCCATTTCTTGAATCCgtcaaattcaaattcaagaaTTAACGAGCGGCCaaatattttccttttgtcAGATGTTTCTTCATAAGATAGAGTAGACAACCAGGTCCAGATGAAGTAATCGTCAATATCAAGGCGATTTACGCTTATTTTGGATTTAAGTCCTAAATCATTAGCCAAAGCTTTACGAGGTGCCCAGCCCGCCTGAAATGTGGAATGCTTTGTGGAGAGTACTTTCATCAACCTCCTTGATTCCTGAGACATTTTCCTACTTATACCTTCAAcattattcttctttttaaaTAGGGACTTCAAAAGGGCATAGTCTTCCCTCGCTTCGAAAGCCTCATGATCAGAGAAATCTAACATCTCGTTGCATCTCTCCAGAAGCTGCCAAGGTTTCCTAGAAAATTCATCCGTATGTAAAGTTACTAGCGGAATTGTCAGAATAGTTTCCGAATTGAACGCTGTAGAGTCTTGAGGGGGGTATTCGTTAGTAAATAGTAAATTTTTTAGAGTTCTGGGTAATTTAGCGTTTTCCACATCTTTCGGTACAAAGCTTCTCAAAAATGCTAATAATAGATGAAACATGGCGTCTGACCCAGGTATCCATTGATCGAAACCATTTTGAATGGAGTTATTAACTGTTTGCGGTGATGAGGAGTCGAAATCATAATCTGTGCTTGAGCTCTTGTTATCATTGAATGCCCAGATGGCGCACATTTTCGATATCTTCCTTGCACTCATcttgtttttctttgagTTCGAAGATATGGTTACTATgagatcaaaaaaatcgTATACTATTGATGCGTGGTTTGGTGAGGCTAAACATTGAGGCATAATCTCTAAAAATGACTTTCTTGGATAgtctttttccttttcacGAATTTTAAACTCTTTATACGCCTTCCAACCGACAACCTCTGAGTCCGGAAGTCTACACCAAATGTATTTTAGCGCTTGAAATAATGTCCATACATCTGTCTTATTGACTACTCgtatttgttttttctcATTTACAGGCTGTCCATTTCCAAGTGGGAATATTTGGTTTAGAAAGCTCAGTAACTTTTCATTAGTTTGTTCTGGTCGTAACGGTATCATCAAATACTCTACATCTGTACCGCGTTCTTTCAACTCTGCCGTTATTAAATGTATGACACCGCGGACATTGCCTCTAGAAAACTTATGGAAGAACTCAAATTCTtcgtcatcgtcatcgtcCTGTCTCTTTATCGGCCTCTTCCTGCTCGGTATCTCTGTGCTTTTGTCTCTTTTAGGCTGCTCACTATCCATAACTGGAGGCACCTGCGGTAAAGGCTTCGAAACTTCATTCATATCCTAGATGTCCctaatatatatgaatGTACCTTACCAACAAAAAGTAACAATAAGTTTAGAATATAACTGTTCCGCAATGTTTGtttaaaattcaaatagcaacaaataatcaaaaaaaaaaaatagtaaaaCCAATAAGAAAACAAACCCAAGTAGtttattcaaaataatatcaataaaaaaaaagaagaatgaaATGAATGAATGGGAGACCAGAACAATAATAATGGGATGTCTAACCTGCGTCTATTTGATATAAAGTTCCAACAGGTTGCGTTAACTTGTTAACGTTTCACTAGCTTTTACTTCTTCCGTATCAACTATTACCAATAGTTACTAACAGACACTattgaataaataaaatagtcACTTACGCCCTGGGATCATAGATGTAATGGGCTCAAACAATGTGTTTCCAGCGTTCCAAGTAAGCACTcgtttttttattttcctgTACCGTAGCTATTTTTTGatccaaaaataaaatttacTGAATGCAATCCagaaatgaagaaaatccCGTAGAACCacccaatttttttttttagaagaACAACTATAAAAGCATCAACAAAAccaacaaaaacaaaag encodes:
- the MSB1 gene encoding Msb1p (CAGL0G09559g~Ortholog(s) have role in adhesion of symbiont to host, cell adhesion, establishment of cell polarity, regulation of transcription, DNA-templated and cellular bud neck, cellular bud tip, mitochondrion, plasma membrane localization) codes for the protein MNEVSKPLPQVPPVMDSEQPKRDKSTEIPSRKRPIKRQDDDDDEEFEFFHKFSRGNVRGVIHLITAELKERGTDVEYLMIPLRPEQTNEKLLSFLNQIFPLGNGQPVNEKKQIRVVNKTDVWTLFQALKYIWCRLPDSEVVGWKAYKEFKIREKEKDYPRKSFLEIMPQCLASPNHASIVYDFFDLIVTISSNSKKNKMSARKISKMCAIWAFNDNKSSSTDYDFDSSSPQTVNNSIQNGFDQWIPGSDAMFHLLLAFLRSFVPKDVENAKLPRTLKNLLFTNEYPPQDSTAFNSETILTIPLVTLHTDEFSRKPWQLLERCNEMLDFSDHEAFEAREDYALLKSLFKKKNNVEGISRKMSQESRRLMKVLSTKHSTFQAGWAPRKALANDLGLKSKISVNRLDIDDYFIWTWLSTLSYEETSDKRKIFGRSLILEFEFDGFKKWVVFQESDLVLEHMLNEQKKKSTIKNKKAQETTQSDNTKDNEHVSQDIRNITPPYEKFQKEVLNNSVNPSNGPSNGYHTVIDLDARKDKNNMKHKIQKWNPLNNLRKKSGGNAEAKELQGERKKVKNNQNYDSAPLTDLSDPLDYKLPDIEPDNEGFSIEFPDIIPDTAINTRTENGHQSDHVKVENLEALPTNHNDKSYPAPPLSKFNVRKKPSMPQLVKEPVNLPVEGPMEELSGMVEQMMVLDYANQNHDSQDDILKNVSKFEQYKKNDLQSVDSLVVNSLKISTGTSESLVDSLELPRSKNSTDDNLTSQNPRMNLTGHYSEQEVIRGPGDRSGIDKYQGSNGIERAANHNRLQENSSREKVHTYGNTILPPPQQVQTRKSPSPSPIYNNPANSSPKNANAYLPSKQISNNKPNPSLDAEYNKNIRIDPVSIPQERHDRNKMMSPQHQSGGFSASPIKQSSGNGMDPYSQNTHYEKPVVNLQQQKVSQGQDGAPKVYVAPQQPGVGSGNPSRSSLDVRSAPNPALGPSPMKQSKSYSNLPIDKPQYRQNQYPAIPNNSGPAVYDNQPPQQQQYTIPQNPPPTNEYPQQYNEHLMSPQRQNVRMPVSVPSPVNPPQMGYNDGYGQMMPPQPDAYNYGGMMAHSPSQYGQFMPPPQQQQQQFSPHQSPQQHMQSPYGRGHGKAAAMGGMPPPQHHYGNKRQSNFVPSAMPGQMGPPGGYMPAMGVPVAHGMGAGNKLHGVNMNKKREQKKLYNDIRSGNFGI